The genomic window TGCAACATAATGCACATAGATACAGACCATTTAAGATTATTAAAGGAATTGTCACTGTAGAGAAAATACCTTCTTCAGTTTAACCCCATTGCTTTGGAGACACCGGACGAAATTGGTATTATATTACTGTTGAATTATTCACTGAAACAGAGCACTGAAACATCAGACTGGACTTCATGCTACAGACATCATTATGAACAGCATATTGCCACAACTATTACTATTAACAATTAAATAACaactctgataagatatatagtCAAGCTTGGATTATTGACTCTTTTAGTGCTAGGTGCTTAGCAGGTCTAAAATAACTACTAACCTGCCATTTAGAGGCAATATTCCTATGAAATATCAAAGGTTTCATTATTTAGTGAtggtttatgatatatatatatatatatatatatatatatatatatatatatatatataaccaaatgTGACTATATTAACTAGCCTGTTATAACACAGAAACTAGACTGCACAGATGAtgctgtgtatgtatctgtgtgggtGGATTTGAATGAAACGCACAGTACAACACATGGATGTATAAACACGTTTTAATTTTTGGATCAACATCAGGGATCTTCAGCATTTTAcaacttttatattttattttcccttcatattttttttctacaatggaAGCTTGAAGATTAGGCATTTTCATTAATAGAGCAAGCAGTTCCAAAAATTAAGTCCCAGTGACGAAAAAATGGGGCAAAGTTTGTTCCAGGTTTCTGGTGATGCAAGTCGTGAGCAAGAGCTCCTCCATATAAGCGAAAGGGAAAGGTATTGTGAAGGGACCAGGGAAAGTTGTAGCCTATGTGATCGTCCACAGACATCCAAACACTAAGTAGATTACAAATCCATGATGTTAACGGGTGACATCCTAATTGGATGGGATTCATTATACTCCAAAAGCCAACAGTCATCAGCTCAATGCCGCTGAGGTTCTGACTAGACAATGAAAATGGTGCAGCATAATTGTGGTGAACAGCATGGACTTTCTTGTATAACCAGTGGTTTTTGTGGTGCAGTACATGCCATATAAAATACTGTAAGTCAAATAGAATCAGACATCCTAAGACCTCTTCAAGAAGAGTACAAATGGAAGGAGCTCTTACTGGCAAGGATACAGGTTGCATCCAGAGCCAATTAAGAAATACAGTAGGAAAGACATATATCACATGGTTAAACACAGCCGTCCACACACAGCAAATCATCATACTTATCGTTGGACACTTGTTCTTCTGAATTTTGTATTGATAAAAAAATTGGCATCGTTCTCCAAGCATGTCTATAATAACAAATGGTAAACTGAAGCACAGATAGCCAGAGAAGGCAAGCAAGACTGGGAAAATGGGGCTATTCACTGAGCCACCAAattctgcaagtatgtaatcccaAAGTGGCTGCAGAACCAAGTAGTTGTTGGTAGATGAGTTCATTCTGAAATTTGCCTTCAGAGGCATTCTCTGCCAAATTTATCTGAACACTAATCCATAAACCAAGACACATGATGTgctaaagctattttttttttctaaaagactttttttttaggtGGAACAATCTCATTATGTAATGACAAAATGCACAATTGTTTCGTTTCCAGATTAGTTTCTAAATAaaagctgataaaaaaaaatgctaaagacAGGAACTAGAAGGAATGCATTGATCTTGATAGCGAATGATGACATGTTTCTATTTAGTTACATCTAAAAGCAATAAACAAGcgtttaataacattttttttgcagctataacaaaaaatgaacatttttgtTCATCAATCCCTTCCTGCTCTTTTTTCCTATGAATCATTATGAGTCTGAATTTGTTCTATCTCATTCATCACTCATTGTTCTAAGGACATATTTGTCATATATACCTACACAATAAATACATAATTGTGGGTACCAAATTGTTTAAGTACAcaaaaagatgattttttttttgtactgcatTCTATCGAGACTATGACTGGCAATTACAATATTGCGATGGAAAATAAGCTCAGGAACTCATCCTGGCTCCTACAATAAAGCAGCACAGCTATCTGAATCACATGCTGGCACTTCAAAGGGATACATCCACTCAAAAGCTGTTTGTGTAGCTGCATaacaactgattttttttttttttttacatctctgAGAGTCAGAGGTGATACCTTATTTGTTGAGTCAGAGGTGATACCTTATTTGTTGAGGGTTCTCAGAACTTGGGAGAAGCAGGATACCTGGTTGCCCTCTGTTTTATTTGTATTCACAAACTTAGGTGCACAGTATAGACATACAAAAGCCAAAAAGAGATATAGAAAAAGTGCAAGTTGTATGTCACATTGAATGACCGACTCACCAAAAGAGTAAAAtccaaaaaatctttatttattacaATATTACAACACAAACATAACATGAATGAAAACATTAACAAAAAAAACTCCCTTAAAGACATGGACTGCTATGTTGTGGCAAGTCCCAGAGACTGAAACCTAGTATAATAACTACAACCCCCCCTCcaacagtattaaaaaaaaatatgtataacctCTATACTGATGTGTAATCTTAGAAGACACTACCAGTTGTACAATGTGGAATAAAGAAAAATACATGAAAAGAATAATAATTACCAAATGCGATAATGCAGAGGGGAGATGTAAGTGTCCAGCAAGCCGCACCCATTACCTCCTCCTTCTAGGACTTACTTAGCTGCTTCTTCTCTTCTGTAATACCCATAAAGATGCATAAGCCAGTGACCCAGCCAGTatctgtgtatgtacagtatatgaagtgCATGACGGGTGCACAGTGCATTGTTAAATGCAGCAACGTGACTtgccagcacccagggcaaggcaagaaTTTGTTTCCTGACGTGAACCTGCAGCACTACCTAAATCCCTTTTATTGTGAAAGGTCTCAGGGAATGCTAACAATCCAGGGGATGCAATACTTTTTTTTCTCGGTCGTTTCTAGCAATGTATTCTTGTCAAAGGGGTCCTTCCCTATGCAGTCTGACAGTGTCCACCTATTGTTGACAGTATCAGACTTTTTAGGAACAGATCATATACACAAGGGGAAGAGTAATACCTAGTTGTTAATtaggcttttattatttttttttttgcttttgagtGACAGATCAAGTCCATAAGATTGCACACAACGCAATGCATTCCTCTGAACTGTAATATAAATTACTAAAATAATTAATATTAATTAATTATCTCATGTGTAATCGGATTTACTATAACAGGtcaccagtgactcacaggtgacatctactcTACTTGGAGCTGttctcttccttttcttctcaTCCCTGCTTGGACCAACATTTTCTTAATGACTGCAGAATTTCTTTCTTATAACTGACTCCCTAAAAATATACAGACCCAGGGATGCAATGTTGTAGGGATGTTGATACAATGCAATCAACTGCTGGGTTGTAAATCAAAGCCATGTCTCCTGTAGCCTCTCCTAAAGTTACCTATAGAAGATAGTCCTTACAGGCATCAAATGGCAGAATACCAGTCTGGGTCTAATCAGCCCCTACAAGGCTCTTAGCCTCTACAAAGATCATATCAGCCACTCACCTCTATGCAAAAACGATATCTGTTGGGGTTGATATGACCAGAGATGTTATAATATCTGTGGCTGATAATCACCTCCTAAAGATGCCATATTAATAGTGGTCAAGGCAGCCACTAGTCTTAGTCTACACActgtaaggcccagttcacactaagcaaaaatgttggaattccgcggcggagagccgtgctcagtgtcctgcagtgtctgaatgggagggtatgCACGtctccgctcctgcctctctgcgctcaaagaattgatgcCGTTTTTGGTCAGTGTGAACTAGgccttagagtatgttcacactgaggaataggcgagtattcagcaaagaattgaagaggaaagttttctacttgaaattccccaaagaattgacatgtacattcttcgggcggaatgcggattctgcgcggaattccggacggaaatttactctgtgtgcacaggcagtcggaaatcccattgttctctatggaaagagcaatgttgcatttacacgggcggaattccacgcggatttcgcccgctttttatggcggaattcgggcggaattccgcgagaattgctccgtgtgcacatacccctattcAGCTcctgcagaataggagcagaagtTGAGCGGAatacaagcagaattcaagcagaatttaacccccccattgacttctataggattcctctagcaatgtcaatgtcaattctttgggtggaaagcgaatctgtggcagaaaattctgcttggaaattctgctgtgaacaacagagcagaaattccTTTCAACACAATAGAgtattgctctgttcatattttacaggaggaatttcaagcggaaatgaAGAGCGGATTCTTCTTCAATTCCtcatcagtgtgcacataccctcaggctGGCGATGACCACCCCCCAATATCTGTACAGAGCtggttccccttccctgtatgttaCACTGACCTCTAACCCATATCTCCTAATATCTCTGATCTCCTGCACTGCTTCACATTGGCTGCAAATGGCCCAAGGAAGCTGGCTGCTTgcagaggaggggacaccaggtaCAGTACACTGTACATTTGCTGGAGGAGCACGATTCATGAGGGTGGCATATACAGACACTCCAAAAGGGTAACCAGCATAAGCGACTCACTGCAGACCACTGTGTCATGAAGGAAAACGCACACCAGAAATATGCCCACTTGGGCAGACTGTCAATCCAGGCCTGCCATTGTTGCTATTAGCTattagttttttctttcaaatatttCTGATAATATTACCTCTCGGTGTTAAATATCAGCAATATCAGATTTCACTGTGGATCTGCACTGTTTCCGCATCAAAAACTGCAACACTGTggatttattgttttgtttaatagtttttttttattcccctatTGAAGTCAATCTTTAAATGGTTTTTTATTTCTTATAAAATCTTATCCATCCATCTTATCCATCATGCTGCTGCAAAGATGTACGAAGGAGAAGCCTGCACTGACAAACAAGGCCTTGCTAAAAACAGTTATCAGCCAACCCTGAGCTCACAAATGCAGGTGCTGATATGTTGAGACTCTCATAAGAAAAAGAGTCACAGGAACACATTACTTTGAAGAAAGGCCTTCTCTACCTAGGACTATCTCTCCCATTAGTCCTAAGTATTGGAGGTTTTCTGACCTCAGCAGGCAGTTAGGCCTTCTTAGTGGGCCTTGCTTCCACAGCGTAGACACAGATTTTGGCTTGTTGATATTGATGTTCTTGGTCTGTCAGTCTAAGGTGCTCAACTTGCAAAAGGTTTAAAAGCAACAGAATCAAGGCAGCTGAGGATGTATGGCctagttctttaaccccttaacgacatcgggcgtaaacttacgccctcgcgccctggtacttggcgcatcagggcgtaaatttacgcccaatgtttccccgatcgctgcgtgttcgcacacagcgatcggggaagatggcctgctataaatcatagcaggccatcttagcttcacggcacggggggtggttaacaccccccgtgcttacgatcgccgctataggctgatcaattcagatcagccaatagcggcgatcggaacctttccgggtcatcggtgacccgatgacccagaaaaaaatggcggtcagtgcagtccgaggacggcaccgaccgccattactgtaaaaagtaatggtggtcaccgtgccaccggccc from Dendropsophus ebraccatus isolate aDenEbr1 chromosome 1, aDenEbr1.pat, whole genome shotgun sequence includes these protein-coding regions:
- the LOC138783361 gene encoding cholesterol 25-hydroxylase-like protein 1, member 1; protein product: MNSSTNNYLVLQPLWDYILAEFGGSVNSPIFPVLLAFSGYLCFSLPFVIIDMLGERCQFFYQYKIQKNKCPTISMMICCVWTAVFNHVIYVFPTVFLNWLWMQPVSLPVRAPSICTLLEEVLGCLILFDLQYFIWHVLHHKNHWLYKKVHAVHHNYAAPFSLSSQNLSGIELMTVGFWSIMNPIQLGCHPLTSWICNLLSVWMSVDDHIGYNFPWSLHNTFPFRLYGGALAHDLHHQKPGTNFAPFFRHWDLIFGTACSINENA